A single region of the Microcella sp. genome encodes:
- a CDS encoding glycosyltransferase — MPDAPHPASDSPRPLKILIGGDTFGPDVNGAAKFAERLAAGLVERGHEVHIVAPGAEDGPNVTRTEVHEGQPMTVHRLRSWRWRPHPWLRYALPWRIEQNAARILDAVKPDVVHFQSHIVVGRGLAREAAKRGIRVIGTNHFMPENALQFTPFIGALREPAIRMAWKAAGRTFGLAEAVTTPTRKAADYIERYTELSGVHPISCGLHIDHYTPNMAPRSENVVLFLGRVEAEKHIEELLRAAAKLDPALDVRVEIIGDGEQRPALEKLATQLGIAHRVHFAGHAPEDYLKQQLTRASVFAMPSRAELQSIATMEAMASGLPVIGANAMALPHLIHDGENGYLYEPGDVDHFAELLTRIFTMPHDELLALKAESLRIVQAHDINRTLDTFEALYRGEEVIDPIVDDADAIAP; from the coding sequence GTGCCTGATGCACCGCATCCCGCAAGCGATTCACCTCGCCCCCTGAAGATTCTGATCGGCGGAGACACATTCGGGCCCGACGTCAACGGTGCCGCGAAGTTCGCCGAGCGCCTCGCCGCTGGCCTCGTCGAGCGCGGCCACGAGGTGCACATCGTCGCCCCCGGCGCAGAAGACGGCCCCAATGTCACGCGCACCGAGGTGCACGAGGGCCAGCCCATGACCGTGCATCGGCTTCGCTCGTGGCGCTGGCGCCCGCACCCCTGGCTGCGATACGCCCTGCCGTGGCGCATCGAGCAGAACGCCGCCCGCATTCTCGACGCCGTGAAGCCCGACGTCGTGCACTTTCAATCGCACATCGTCGTCGGCCGCGGGCTCGCAAGAGAGGCCGCCAAGCGCGGCATCAGGGTCATCGGCACCAACCACTTCATGCCGGAGAACGCCCTGCAGTTCACTCCGTTCATCGGTGCACTGCGCGAGCCGGCCATTCGCATGGCGTGGAAGGCGGCGGGGCGAACGTTCGGTCTCGCTGAAGCAGTCACGACGCCGACGCGCAAGGCTGCCGACTACATCGAGCGATACACCGAGCTGAGCGGAGTGCACCCGATCAGCTGCGGGCTGCACATCGATCACTACACACCCAACATGGCCCCGCGATCTGAGAACGTGGTGCTGTTCCTCGGCCGAGTCGAGGCCGAGAAGCACATCGAAGAGCTGCTGCGCGCAGCGGCGAAGCTCGACCCGGCCCTCGATGTTCGGGTCGAGATCATCGGAGACGGTGAGCAGCGGCCCGCGCTCGAGAAGCTCGCGACCCAGCTCGGCATCGCGCACCGAGTGCACTTCGCAGGCCACGCGCCCGAAGACTACTTGAAGCAGCAGCTCACGCGAGCATCCGTCTTCGCCATGCCGTCGCGAGCCGAACTGCAGTCGATCGCCACCATGGAGGCCATGGCGTCTGGGCTGCCCGTCATCGGCGCCAACGCCATGGCGCTGCCGCACCTCATTCACGATGGTGAGAACGGCTACCTCTACGAACCGGGAGACGTCGACCACTTCGCCGAGCTGCTCACGCGCATCTTCACGATGCCGCACGACGAGCTGCTCGCGCTCAAGGCCGAGAGCCTGCGCATCGTGCAAGCCCACGACATCAACCGCACGCTCGACACCTTCGAAGCGCTCTACCGAGGTGAAGAGGTCATCGACCCCATCGTCGATGACGCCGACGCGATCGCTCCCTGA
- a CDS encoding DUF1684 domain-containing protein, with protein MTETAAPSTPAERYAVFRERRALAAVQPQGPLALVNTQWVGDEQTIWGVPGRWTPAPKGTSGLTVTAEAAEGIHVDGVLVDGTVLVRGKDDPAPSSVQFDDHTTGFVIAGDDGLYALRVWDSQSEGIQKFGSIDAFDYDPDWVITGTFREIDGGSVMGFEHLKSDGKTRDAVVPGEIRFTHDGAEYDIAAFKAGNALQLVFADATNGDDTYSVGRFLFLAPNPDGSITLDFNTAILPPCAFSYAFNCPLPPKQNRFPFRIEAGEKNVLASDGTLLH; from the coding sequence ATGACCGAGACCGCCGCCCCCTCGACCCCCGCTGAGCGGTACGCAGTCTTCCGCGAGCGTCGCGCTCTGGCCGCTGTGCAGCCGCAAGGCCCCCTGGCGCTCGTCAACACTCAGTGGGTCGGCGACGAGCAGACCATCTGGGGGGTGCCGGGGCGCTGGACACCCGCTCCGAAGGGCACGAGCGGCCTCACGGTGACCGCCGAGGCTGCGGAGGGCATCCACGTCGACGGCGTGCTCGTCGACGGCACGGTGCTGGTGCGAGGCAAAGACGACCCTGCGCCCTCGAGCGTGCAGTTCGACGATCACACCACCGGATTCGTCATCGCCGGCGACGACGGTCTCTACGCCCTGAGGGTCTGGGATTCGCAGAGCGAGGGCATACAGAAGTTCGGATCGATCGACGCATTCGACTACGACCCCGACTGGGTCATCACCGGCACGTTCCGTGAGATCGACGGCGGCTCGGTCATGGGATTCGAGCACCTGAAGAGCGATGGCAAGACGCGAGATGCCGTCGTGCCAGGCGAGATCAGGTTCACGCACGACGGTGCCGAGTACGACATCGCGGCATTCAAAGCCGGCAACGCGCTGCAGCTCGTCTTCGCCGACGCCACCAACGGAGACGACACCTATAGCGTGGGTCGGTTCTTGTTTCTGGCGCCGAACCCCGACGGTTCGATCACGCTCGATTTCAACACCGCCATCCTGCCGCCCTGCGCGTTCAGCTACGCCTTCAACTGCCCGCTACCGCCGAAGCAGAACCGGTTTCCGTTCCGCATCGAGGCGGGCGAGAAGAACGTGCTGGCGAGCGACGGCACGCTGCTGCACTGA